A single Populus nigra chromosome 13, ddPopNigr1.1, whole genome shotgun sequence DNA region contains:
- the LOC133670810 gene encoding putative RING-H2 finger protein ATL50 translates to MKLLAAPCVDPFEFDAKGITIEFIVVKVSQDGSPVKSRQSFQVKRGELLLNPLRERTYRNLLWSIGIRLPSTARAQLIEAISRGASSLPCEADHIFVCVVALEPWYEIHFNVMTGIHVDEDKEISWDFVENPFNHVLQACKPPIPCLKKVKIEDNMASNDALCCPICLQDFSVGSEAAATTCSHVYHSHCIVKWLLRSASCPMCRSKLPTG, encoded by the coding sequence ATGAAGCTCTTAGCAGCACCTTGTGTCGATCCATTCGAATTCGATGCCAAGGGAATCACAATAGAATTCATCGTCGTCAAAGTATCACAAGATGGGTCGCCTGTCAAATCCAGACAATCATTCCAGGTAAAACGAGGGGAACTCTTGTTGAATCCTTTGAGAGAACGCACATACAGGAACTTGCTTTGGAGCATAGGCATCAGGTTACCTTCGACAGCAAGAGCTCAACTTATTGAAGCCATATCTCGCGGTGCTTCTTCATTGCCCTGTGAAGCTGACCATATATTTGTGTGCGTCGTTGCTCTTGAACCATGGTATGAAATCCACTTCAATGTCATGACTGGAATTCATGTTGATGAAGATAAGGAGATCTCGTGGGATTTTGTGGAGAACCCTTTTAATCATGTCTTACAAGCTTGCAAACCACCAATTCCATGCCTCAAGAAAGTTAAGATTGAGGACAATATGGCTTCGAATGACGCCTTGTGTTGTCCAATTTGCTTACAAGATTTCTCTGTTGGATCTGAAGCTGCTGCCACTACCTGCTCTCATGTGTATCATTCTCATTGCATTGTCAAGTGGTTGTTGAGGAGTGCTTCGTGCCCTATGTGTCGTTCTAAGTTGCCTACGGGTTGA